A genomic region of Sander lucioperca isolate FBNREF2018 chromosome 6, SLUC_FBN_1.2, whole genome shotgun sequence contains the following coding sequences:
- the comtb gene encoding catechol O-methyltransferase B — MMWLTVLYSCTGGAALLYALYRWVIPAAVQYHGGLALIWHDVIVERMLDTLTQSTRPQRILDAVQKNATRGDPRSVVKAIDHFCRNKEWAMNVGDEKGCILDSVVSEVNPATVLELGTYCGYSTVRIASLLPPHAKLITLEFNPDFAAIARQVIAWAGLEDKVQLVEGASGDWIPKMKEQFGVKTFDLVFLDHWKNSYLPDTKLMEECSLLRKGSVLLADNVICPGAPDYLEFVRSSPRYKSQYFKSHLEYTKVEDGLEKSVFLG, encoded by the exons AT GATGTGGCTGACTGTTCTTTACAGTTGTACCGGTGGAGCAGCTCTTTTGTATGCTCTGTACAGATGGGTGATTCCTGCTGCTGTGCAGTATCATGGAGGATTGGCGCTGATCTGGCATGATGTCATTGTGGAGCGGATGCTGGACACTCTGACCCAGTCCACACGTCCTCAG CGAATCCTGGATGCAGTACAGAAAAACGCCACTAGAGGGGACCCTCGCAGCGTAGTCAAAGCTATCGATCATTTCTGCAGAAACAAGGAGTGGGCTATGAATGTGGGGGATGAGAAAG GGTGTATTCTTGACTCAGTAGTGTCAGAGGTAAACCCAGCCACTGTGTTGGAGCTGGGAACCTACTGTGGCTACTCCACGGTGCGGATTGCCAGTCTGCTTCCACCCCACGCCAAGCTCATCACTCTTGAATTTAACCCAGACTTTGCTGCAATTGCTCGTCAAGTCATTGCTTGGGCAGGATTAGAGGACAAG GTCCAGTTAGTTGAAGGAGCATCTGGTGACTGGATCCCCAAAATGAAGGAGCAGTTTGGagtgaaaacatttgatttggttTTCCTGGATCACTGGAAGAATAGTTACCTTCCTGACACAAAACTGATGGAG GAGTGTAGCCTCCTCAGGAAGGGCAGCGTCCTGCTGGCAGACAACGTCATCTGCCCCGGAGCTCCTGACTACCTGGAATTTGTCCGGAGCAGCCCACGATACAAGAGTCAGTACTTCAAATCTCACCTGGAGTACACCAAAGTGGAGGATGGCTTGGAGAAGTCTGTCTTCTTAGGGTag
- the LOC116036130 gene encoding SRSF protein kinase 2-like isoform X4: protein MLLPYQPFFQPALPTHQQEVLNLPPSPANLPTPLQLYRYILIHLSLWDPMMSNRRILQTMALVRDSDPKDPKREKIVHLIDDFRITGVNGEHVCMVLEVLGHQLLRWIIKSNYTGLPLPCVKSILRQVLQGLDYLHSKCKIIHTDIKPENILLRVDEVYIQNLAANTKLWQLPVSSAFTSSAVNRSSREKQSLSNLLGKLTGVFHTLGEWSSKVSRSPIKRLTRKDRSRRGQESASNYNQKDKLHVSFSDVTAPPSTRSSTCHSKLTGPNLTLRRQTLLLEDGLGSAPHSQRDSICSWPDLNTDAPVSGSRSVLLDQTSSPSSHRSISDSGVLLDLLKPQNADKILIKIADLGNACWVHKHFTEDIQTCQYRSVEVLIGADYDTPADIWSTACMAFELATGDYLFDPQSGATFSREEDHIAHIIELLGSLPSQFALSGRNSKRYFNRKGQLRHISKLKPWSLFEILLDKYEWRREEAVQFSSFLLTMLELLPEERATAAQCLKHPWLTS, encoded by the exons ATGCTGCTGCCATATCAGCCCTTCTTTCAGCCAGCTCTTCCAACCCACCAGCAGGAAGTCCTAAACCTTCCCCCCAGCCCAGCAAACCTGCCCACTCCCCTCCAGCTGTACAGATACATCCTCATTCACCTGAGCCTCTGGGATCCTATGATGAGCAACAGGAGAATCCTGCAGACTATGGCATTG GTAAGGGACAGTGATCCCAAAGATCCAAAACGTGAGAAAATTGTGCACCTCATTGATGACTTCAGGATCACTGGAGTGAATGGAGAGC ATGTGTGCATGGTTCTGGAGGTGCTGGGCCACCAGTTGCTGAGATGGATCATCAAATCCAACTACACTGGCCTCCCCCTACCCTGCGTTAAGAGCATCCTCAGACAG GTTCTGCAAGGTTTAGATTACTTGCACAGTAAATGCAAGATTATCCACACAGACATCAAGCCGGAAAACATCCTCCTGAGAGTGGATGAGGTTTACATTCAGAACCTGGCAGCCAACACCAAGTTGTGGCAGCTGCCAGTTTCCTCTGCTTTCACCAGCTCCGCAG TGAACAGAAGCTCCAGAGAAAAACAG AGTTTGTCCAACTTGTTGGGGAAGCTGACTGGGGTTTTTCACACTCTTGGGGAGTGG TCCAGCAAGGTCTCCAGGAGCCCCATCAAACGACTGACAAGAAAAGACAGGAGTCGACGAGGACAGGAGAGTGCATCTAACTACAATCAAAAAGACAAACTTCATGTGTCGTTCTCTGATGTCACTGCTCCTCCTAGCACCCGTAGCTCCACCTGTCACTCTAAGCTCACAGGTCCTAACCTCACGTTAAGGAGGCAGACACTGCTGTTGGAGGACGGACTGGGCTCGGCTCCACACAGCCAGAGAGACTCCATCTGCTCGTGGCCAGACCTCAACACGGATGCTCCTGTCTCTGGTTCTAGATCAGTGTTATTAGATCAGACATCTTCACCATCCTCTCACCGTA gtaTCAGTGACTCGGGTGTACTTCTGGACCTACTGAAGCCCCAGAATGCTGATAAAATCCTCATCAAGATTGCTGACCTGGGCAATGCCTGCTGGGTG CACAAACACTTCACTGAAGACATCCAGACGTGTCAGTACCGCTCTGTGGAGGTTCTGATCGGTGCCGACTACGACACACCAGCTGACATCTGGAGCACCGCCTGCATG GCTTTTGAGCTGGCCACAGGGGACTATTTGTTCGATCCCCAATCAGGAGCCACTTTCTCCCGAGAGGAAG ATCACATTGCCCACATCATTGAACTGCTGGGATCCCTTCCATCCCAGTTCGCCCTGTCAGGGAGAAATTCCAAACGATACTTCAACCGTAAAg GACAACTGCGACACATCTCAAAGCTGAAGCCATGGAGCTTGTTTGAGATCCTGCTGGATAAGTATGAGTGGCGGCGGGAGGAAGCCGTGCAGTTCAGCTCGTTCCTCCTGACCATGTTGGAGCTACTGCCAGAGGAAAGAGCCACAGCTGCCCAGTGTCTGAAACACCCTTGGCTCACCTCCTAG
- the LOC116036130 gene encoding SRSF protein kinase 2-like isoform X1, producing MSSSYAAAISALLSASSSNPPAGSPKPSPQPSKPAHSPPAVQIHPHSPEPLGSYDEQQENPADYGIGGYYPVEIEEIFVDRYQVVKKLGWGHFSTVWLCWDMVKGRFVALKVVKSAQTFTETALDEIKLLKCVRDSDPKDPKREKIVHLIDDFRITGVNGEHVCMVLEVLGHQLLRWIIKSNYTGLPLPCVKSILRQVLQGLDYLHSKCKIIHTDIKPENILLRVDEVYIQNLAANTKLWQLPVSSAFTSSAVNRSSREKQSLSNLLGKLTGVFHTLGEWSSKVSRSPIKRLTRKDRSRRGQESASNYNQKDKLHVSFSDVTAPPSTRSSTCHSKLTGPNLTLRRQTLLLEDGLGSAPHSQRDSICSWPDLNTDAPVSGSRSVLLDQTSSPSSHRSISDSGVLLDLLKPQNADKILIKIADLGNACWVHKHFTEDIQTCQYRSVEVLIGADYDTPADIWSTACMAFELATGDYLFDPQSGATFSREEDHIAHIIELLGSLPSQFALSGRNSKRYFNRKGQLRHISKLKPWSLFEILLDKYEWRREEAVQFSSFLLTMLELLPEERATAAQCLKHPWLTS from the exons ATGTCATCTTCATATGCTGCTGCCATATCAGCCCTTCTTTCAGCCAGCTCTTCCAACCCACCAGCAGGAAGTCCTAAACCTTCCCCCCAGCCCAGCAAACCTGCCCACTCCCCTCCAGCTGTACAGATACATCCTCATTCACCTGAGCCTCTGGGATCCTATGATGAGCAACAGGAGAATCCTGCAGACTATGGCATTG GTGGTTACTACCCTGTAGAGATTGAAGAGATTTTCGTTGACCGTTACCAAGTGGTTAAAAAGTTGGGATGGGGTCACTTCTCTACTGTATGGCTCTGCTGGGATATGGT GAAGGGGCGTTTTGTGGCTCTGAAGGTTGTGAAGAGTGCTCAAACAttcacagagacggcactggatGAGATCAAACTTCTGAAATGT GTAAGGGACAGTGATCCCAAAGATCCAAAACGTGAGAAAATTGTGCACCTCATTGATGACTTCAGGATCACTGGAGTGAATGGAGAGC ATGTGTGCATGGTTCTGGAGGTGCTGGGCCACCAGTTGCTGAGATGGATCATCAAATCCAACTACACTGGCCTCCCCCTACCCTGCGTTAAGAGCATCCTCAGACAG GTTCTGCAAGGTTTAGATTACTTGCACAGTAAATGCAAGATTATCCACACAGACATCAAGCCGGAAAACATCCTCCTGAGAGTGGATGAGGTTTACATTCAGAACCTGGCAGCCAACACCAAGTTGTGGCAGCTGCCAGTTTCCTCTGCTTTCACCAGCTCCGCAG TGAACAGAAGCTCCAGAGAAAAACAG AGTTTGTCCAACTTGTTGGGGAAGCTGACTGGGGTTTTTCACACTCTTGGGGAGTGG TCCAGCAAGGTCTCCAGGAGCCCCATCAAACGACTGACAAGAAAAGACAGGAGTCGACGAGGACAGGAGAGTGCATCTAACTACAATCAAAAAGACAAACTTCATGTGTCGTTCTCTGATGTCACTGCTCCTCCTAGCACCCGTAGCTCCACCTGTCACTCTAAGCTCACAGGTCCTAACCTCACGTTAAGGAGGCAGACACTGCTGTTGGAGGACGGACTGGGCTCGGCTCCACACAGCCAGAGAGACTCCATCTGCTCGTGGCCAGACCTCAACACGGATGCTCCTGTCTCTGGTTCTAGATCAGTGTTATTAGATCAGACATCTTCACCATCCTCTCACCGTA gtaTCAGTGACTCGGGTGTACTTCTGGACCTACTGAAGCCCCAGAATGCTGATAAAATCCTCATCAAGATTGCTGACCTGGGCAATGCCTGCTGGGTG CACAAACACTTCACTGAAGACATCCAGACGTGTCAGTACCGCTCTGTGGAGGTTCTGATCGGTGCCGACTACGACACACCAGCTGACATCTGGAGCACCGCCTGCATG GCTTTTGAGCTGGCCACAGGGGACTATTTGTTCGATCCCCAATCAGGAGCCACTTTCTCCCGAGAGGAAG ATCACATTGCCCACATCATTGAACTGCTGGGATCCCTTCCATCCCAGTTCGCCCTGTCAGGGAGAAATTCCAAACGATACTTCAACCGTAAAg GACAACTGCGACACATCTCAAAGCTGAAGCCATGGAGCTTGTTTGAGATCCTGCTGGATAAGTATGAGTGGCGGCGGGAGGAAGCCGTGCAGTTCAGCTCGTTCCTCCTGACCATGTTGGAGCTACTGCCAGAGGAAAGAGCCACAGCTGCCCAGTGTCTGAAACACCCTTGGCTCACCTCCTAG
- the LOC116036130 gene encoding SRSF protein kinase 2-like isoform X3, giving the protein MSSSYAAAISALLSASSSNPPAGSPKPSPQPSKPAHSPPAVQIHPHSPEPLGSYDEQQENPADYGIGGYYPVEIEEIFVDRYQVVKKLGWGHFSTVWLCWDMVKGRFVALKVVKSAQTFTETALDEIKLLKCVRDSDPKDPKREKIVHLIDDFRITGVNGEHVCMVLEVLGHQLLRWIIKSNYTGLPLPCVKSILRQVLQGLDYLHSKCKIIHTDIKPENILLRVDEVYIQNLAANTKLWQLPVSSAFTSSAVNRSSREKQSSKVSRSPIKRLTRKDRSRRGQESASNYNQKDKLHVSFSDVTAPPSTRSSTCHSKLTGPNLTLRRQTLLLEDGLGSAPHSQRDSICSWPDLNTDAPVSGSRSVLLDQTSSPSSHRSISDSGVLLDLLKPQNADKILIKIADLGNACWVHKHFTEDIQTCQYRSVEVLIGADYDTPADIWSTACMAFELATGDYLFDPQSGATFSREEDHIAHIIELLGSLPSQFALSGRNSKRYFNRKGQLRHISKLKPWSLFEILLDKYEWRREEAVQFSSFLLTMLELLPEERATAAQCLKHPWLTS; this is encoded by the exons ATGTCATCTTCATATGCTGCTGCCATATCAGCCCTTCTTTCAGCCAGCTCTTCCAACCCACCAGCAGGAAGTCCTAAACCTTCCCCCCAGCCCAGCAAACCTGCCCACTCCCCTCCAGCTGTACAGATACATCCTCATTCACCTGAGCCTCTGGGATCCTATGATGAGCAACAGGAGAATCCTGCAGACTATGGCATTG GTGGTTACTACCCTGTAGAGATTGAAGAGATTTTCGTTGACCGTTACCAAGTGGTTAAAAAGTTGGGATGGGGTCACTTCTCTACTGTATGGCTCTGCTGGGATATGGT GAAGGGGCGTTTTGTGGCTCTGAAGGTTGTGAAGAGTGCTCAAACAttcacagagacggcactggatGAGATCAAACTTCTGAAATGT GTAAGGGACAGTGATCCCAAAGATCCAAAACGTGAGAAAATTGTGCACCTCATTGATGACTTCAGGATCACTGGAGTGAATGGAGAGC ATGTGTGCATGGTTCTGGAGGTGCTGGGCCACCAGTTGCTGAGATGGATCATCAAATCCAACTACACTGGCCTCCCCCTACCCTGCGTTAAGAGCATCCTCAGACAG GTTCTGCAAGGTTTAGATTACTTGCACAGTAAATGCAAGATTATCCACACAGACATCAAGCCGGAAAACATCCTCCTGAGAGTGGATGAGGTTTACATTCAGAACCTGGCAGCCAACACCAAGTTGTGGCAGCTGCCAGTTTCCTCTGCTTTCACCAGCTCCGCAG TGAACAGAAGCTCCAGAGAAAAACAG TCCAGCAAGGTCTCCAGGAGCCCCATCAAACGACTGACAAGAAAAGACAGGAGTCGACGAGGACAGGAGAGTGCATCTAACTACAATCAAAAAGACAAACTTCATGTGTCGTTCTCTGATGTCACTGCTCCTCCTAGCACCCGTAGCTCCACCTGTCACTCTAAGCTCACAGGTCCTAACCTCACGTTAAGGAGGCAGACACTGCTGTTGGAGGACGGACTGGGCTCGGCTCCACACAGCCAGAGAGACTCCATCTGCTCGTGGCCAGACCTCAACACGGATGCTCCTGTCTCTGGTTCTAGATCAGTGTTATTAGATCAGACATCTTCACCATCCTCTCACCGTA gtaTCAGTGACTCGGGTGTACTTCTGGACCTACTGAAGCCCCAGAATGCTGATAAAATCCTCATCAAGATTGCTGACCTGGGCAATGCCTGCTGGGTG CACAAACACTTCACTGAAGACATCCAGACGTGTCAGTACCGCTCTGTGGAGGTTCTGATCGGTGCCGACTACGACACACCAGCTGACATCTGGAGCACCGCCTGCATG GCTTTTGAGCTGGCCACAGGGGACTATTTGTTCGATCCCCAATCAGGAGCCACTTTCTCCCGAGAGGAAG ATCACATTGCCCACATCATTGAACTGCTGGGATCCCTTCCATCCCAGTTCGCCCTGTCAGGGAGAAATTCCAAACGATACTTCAACCGTAAAg GACAACTGCGACACATCTCAAAGCTGAAGCCATGGAGCTTGTTTGAGATCCTGCTGGATAAGTATGAGTGGCGGCGGGAGGAAGCCGTGCAGTTCAGCTCGTTCCTCCTGACCATGTTGGAGCTACTGCCAGAGGAAAGAGCCACAGCTGCCCAGTGTCTGAAACACCCTTGGCTCACCTCCTAG
- the LOC116036130 gene encoding SRSF protein kinase 2-like isoform X2 yields the protein MSSSYAAAISALLSASSSNPPAGSPKPSPQPSKPAHSPPAVQIHPHSPEPLGSYDEQQENPADYGIGGYYPVEIEEIFVDRYQVVKKLGWGHFSTVWLCWDMVKGRFVALKVVKSAQTFTETALDEIKLLKCVRDSDPKDPKREKIVHLIDDFRITGVNGEHVCMVLEVLGHQLLRWIIKSNYTGLPLPCVKSILRQVLQGLDYLHSKCKIIHTDIKPENILLRVDEVYIQNLAANTKLWQLPVSSAFTSSAVNRSSREKQSLSNLLGKLTGVFHTLGEWSSKVSRSPIKRLTRKDRSRRGQESASNYNQKDKLHVSFSDVTAPPSTRSSTCHSKLTGPNLTLRRQTLLLEDGLGSAPHSQRDSICSWPDLNTDAPVSGISDSGVLLDLLKPQNADKILIKIADLGNACWVHKHFTEDIQTCQYRSVEVLIGADYDTPADIWSTACMAFELATGDYLFDPQSGATFSREEDHIAHIIELLGSLPSQFALSGRNSKRYFNRKGQLRHISKLKPWSLFEILLDKYEWRREEAVQFSSFLLTMLELLPEERATAAQCLKHPWLTS from the exons ATGTCATCTTCATATGCTGCTGCCATATCAGCCCTTCTTTCAGCCAGCTCTTCCAACCCACCAGCAGGAAGTCCTAAACCTTCCCCCCAGCCCAGCAAACCTGCCCACTCCCCTCCAGCTGTACAGATACATCCTCATTCACCTGAGCCTCTGGGATCCTATGATGAGCAACAGGAGAATCCTGCAGACTATGGCATTG GTGGTTACTACCCTGTAGAGATTGAAGAGATTTTCGTTGACCGTTACCAAGTGGTTAAAAAGTTGGGATGGGGTCACTTCTCTACTGTATGGCTCTGCTGGGATATGGT GAAGGGGCGTTTTGTGGCTCTGAAGGTTGTGAAGAGTGCTCAAACAttcacagagacggcactggatGAGATCAAACTTCTGAAATGT GTAAGGGACAGTGATCCCAAAGATCCAAAACGTGAGAAAATTGTGCACCTCATTGATGACTTCAGGATCACTGGAGTGAATGGAGAGC ATGTGTGCATGGTTCTGGAGGTGCTGGGCCACCAGTTGCTGAGATGGATCATCAAATCCAACTACACTGGCCTCCCCCTACCCTGCGTTAAGAGCATCCTCAGACAG GTTCTGCAAGGTTTAGATTACTTGCACAGTAAATGCAAGATTATCCACACAGACATCAAGCCGGAAAACATCCTCCTGAGAGTGGATGAGGTTTACATTCAGAACCTGGCAGCCAACACCAAGTTGTGGCAGCTGCCAGTTTCCTCTGCTTTCACCAGCTCCGCAG TGAACAGAAGCTCCAGAGAAAAACAG AGTTTGTCCAACTTGTTGGGGAAGCTGACTGGGGTTTTTCACACTCTTGGGGAGTGG TCCAGCAAGGTCTCCAGGAGCCCCATCAAACGACTGACAAGAAAAGACAGGAGTCGACGAGGACAGGAGAGTGCATCTAACTACAATCAAAAAGACAAACTTCATGTGTCGTTCTCTGATGTCACTGCTCCTCCTAGCACCCGTAGCTCCACCTGTCACTCTAAGCTCACAGGTCCTAACCTCACGTTAAGGAGGCAGACACTGCTGTTGGAGGACGGACTGGGCTCGGCTCCACACAGCCAGAGAGACTCCATCTGCTCGTGGCCAGACCTCAACACGGATGCTCCTGTCTCTG gtaTCAGTGACTCGGGTGTACTTCTGGACCTACTGAAGCCCCAGAATGCTGATAAAATCCTCATCAAGATTGCTGACCTGGGCAATGCCTGCTGGGTG CACAAACACTTCACTGAAGACATCCAGACGTGTCAGTACCGCTCTGTGGAGGTTCTGATCGGTGCCGACTACGACACACCAGCTGACATCTGGAGCACCGCCTGCATG GCTTTTGAGCTGGCCACAGGGGACTATTTGTTCGATCCCCAATCAGGAGCCACTTTCTCCCGAGAGGAAG ATCACATTGCCCACATCATTGAACTGCTGGGATCCCTTCCATCCCAGTTCGCCCTGTCAGGGAGAAATTCCAAACGATACTTCAACCGTAAAg GACAACTGCGACACATCTCAAAGCTGAAGCCATGGAGCTTGTTTGAGATCCTGCTGGATAAGTATGAGTGGCGGCGGGAGGAAGCCGTGCAGTTCAGCTCGTTCCTCCTGACCATGTTGGAGCTACTGCCAGAGGAAAGAGCCACAGCTGCCCAGTGTCTGAAACACCCTTGGCTCACCTCCTAG